Genomic DNA from Shouchella patagoniensis:
TTGTAGATGTTATTGAAATTGATGCGGCCTCAAATAATGGCGTTGATGAAATTCGTGATATTCGTGATAAGGTGAAATTTGCACCTTCAGAAGTAGCTTATAAAGTGTATATCATTGATGAAGTTCATATGCTCTCGACAGGCGCATTTAATGCGCTACTAAAGACACTTGAGGAGCCCCCAGCACATGTCATTTTTATTCTTGCGACAACAGAACCACATAAGATTCCGTTAACGATTTTATCGAGGTGCCAACGCTTTGATTTTAAACCAATCACGGATAAAGAGCTAATGAGCCGGATGGAACGGATCTTGAAAAGTAATGAACAAGCCTATGAAGATGAAGCAATTAAGTTAATCGCTCGAGCTGCTGATGGAGGAATGCGTGATGCGCTTAGTTTACTTGACCAAGCAATTTCATTCTCTGAAGATCGGGTTACCTCTACAGACGTACTAACCATTACTGGAGCCGTTTCAAGAGAGGCGTTGAATACACTAATTGGTGCTTTGTCTAAAAATAACTCACGTCTCGCGTTAGAAACAATTGATGAAACGCTAAAAAACGGGAAAGACCCCAAACGCCTGCTTGAAGATATGGTGTTATTTTTCAGGGATCTCCTGCTTTACAAGGCGGCACCGGAAGCAACTGATTTACTTGAACGGGCAGAAGCGGATGAGGCATTTCAACAACTCTCTGAAGGATATAGCCAGGCGATGCTTCATCAAGCCATTCATCGTTTAAGTGAAAGTCAGCAAGAAATGAAATGGGCACTTCAACCGAAGATTGTTTTGGAGATGGCTGTCATTAAGATGATGGAGAAGCCAGTAGAAGCTGTGGCACCAGTACAAGATCAAGGTGAGCTAGAACAATTAAAGCAGCAGATTCAGCGGTTAGAAGATAAATTAGCTAATTT
This window encodes:
- the dnaX gene encoding DNA polymerase III subunit gamma/tau; translated protein: MSYQALYRVWRPQLLDDVVGQTHITKTLKNALVQQKLAHAYLFSGPRGTGKTSAAKIVAKAINCESAPTPEPCNECSACMGITAGAIVDVIEIDAASNNGVDEIRDIRDKVKFAPSEVAYKVYIIDEVHMLSTGAFNALLKTLEEPPAHVIFILATTEPHKIPLTILSRCQRFDFKPITDKELMSRMERILKSNEQAYEDEAIKLIARAADGGMRDALSLLDQAISFSEDRVTSTDVLTITGAVSREALNTLIGALSKNNSRLALETIDETLKNGKDPKRLLEDMVLFFRDLLLYKAAPEATDLLERAEADEAFQQLSEGYSQAMLHQAIHRLSESQQEMKWALQPKIVLEMAVIKMMEKPVEAVAPVQDQGELEQLKQQIQRLEDKLANFNHSPPANAANDQQLMPKQQRRRMPASGGQQGRGATSGQVKAVLESADKSFLQETTSQWGTLMEKIKTASVPAHAWLSDCKPVAASETKVLLAFQNDMHRDMMDTKFREVLNQVLQQTFGARADFVTILNSQWEKIKAEYVKDKQSDQSVEGNPLIDEAIKLVGEDLIEIIDS